In Comamonadaceae bacterium OS-1, a single window of DNA contains:
- the rodZ gene encoding cytoskeleton protein RodZ, with product MSEPVGQVGMGQGPAPDTAASAVEAGNLLRQAREATGLHVAALAVSLKVPVNKLEALEAGRIDLLPDLTFARALAASVCRSLKIDPTPVLAHFPATGMSRLGAVAPSVNTPYRPEGSGPRLSFRTQMLSPSVLAVAALLVAAVAVALWPKSPDGGKDAVAVLAPGAEATETITAPVPLADASEPVPASLPVEPVAAPVPAALGVALTAQADSWVKVTDAKGVVGVGRTLKAGETVEVTGAFPMAVVVGRVDAVQLQVRGQAYDMAAFPKDRVARFEVK from the coding sequence ATGAGTGAGCCAGTGGGGCAAGTAGGAATGGGCCAGGGCCCGGCACCCGATACCGCCGCTTCTGCGGTGGAGGCCGGGAATTTGCTGCGCCAGGCGCGCGAGGCTACAGGCTTGCACGTTGCCGCCTTGGCCGTGTCACTGAAGGTGCCGGTGAACAAACTCGAAGCCCTGGAAGCCGGGCGTATCGACCTGCTGCCCGACCTGACCTTTGCGCGTGCCTTGGCCGCCAGCGTCTGCCGCTCCCTCAAGATCGATCCGACCCCGGTGCTGGCGCATTTTCCGGCCACCGGCATGTCACGGCTGGGCGCCGTGGCACCGTCCGTGAATACGCCATACCGGCCTGAGGGTTCGGGCCCGCGCCTGTCGTTTCGCACGCAGATGCTAAGCCCCTCGGTGCTGGCGGTGGCTGCTTTGTTGGTGGCTGCCGTGGCGGTAGCGCTGTGGCCCAAATCGCCCGATGGCGGCAAAGACGCGGTGGCCGTGCTGGCCCCTGGCGCCGAGGCTACTGAAACCATCACGGCCCCGGTGCCCCTGGCCGATGCGTCCGAGCCGGTGCCAGCCTCTTTGCCGGTGGAGCCCGTGGCGGCGCCTGTACCTGCAGCGCTTGGTGTGGCGTTGACCGCCCAGGCCGATTCCTGGGTCAAAGTGACCGATGCCAAAGGCGTGGTCGGCGTGGGCCGCACCCTCAAAGCCGGTGAAACCGTGGAAGTGACGGGTGCCTTCCCCATGGCCGTGGTGGTGGGGCGCGTGGATGCCGTGCAATTGCAAGTGCGCGGCCAGGCCTATGACATGGCGGCTTTCCCCAAAGACCGTGTCGCCCGATTCGAGGTGAAGTGA
- the ndk gene encoding nucleoside diphosphate kinase, whose translation MAIERTLSIIKPDAVAKNVIGQIYARFEAAGLKVIAARMAHLSRGEAEAFYAVHAARPFFKDLVEFMISGPVMIQALEGENAILKNRDLMGATDPKKADAGTIRADFADSIDANAVHGSDAAETAKEEIAFFFAGMNVYAAK comes from the coding sequence ATGGCTATCGAACGCACACTCTCCATCATCAAGCCCGACGCAGTCGCCAAGAACGTCATCGGTCAGATCTACGCCCGTTTTGAAGCCGCTGGCCTGAAGGTCATTGCTGCCCGCATGGCGCACCTGTCGCGCGGCGAAGCCGAAGCGTTCTACGCTGTGCACGCTGCCCGTCCTTTCTTCAAGGATCTGGTCGAGTTCATGATTTCCGGCCCGGTGATGATCCAGGCTCTGGAAGGCGAAAACGCCATCCTGAAAAACCGTGACCTGATGGGCGCTACCGACCCGAAGAAGGCTGACGCTGGCACCATCCGCGCCGACTTCGCCGACAGCATCGATGCCAACGCCGTGCACGGCTCTGACGCTGCCGAAACCGCCAAGGAAGAAATCGCCTTCTTCTTCGCCGGTATGAACGTTTACGCCGCTAAGTAA
- the der gene encoding GTPase Der, with product MKPVLALVGRPNVGKSTLFNRLTKTRDAIVADFAGLTRDRHYGNGRQGKHEYIVIDTGGFEPDADSGIYKEMAKQTRQAVAEADVVIFVVDARGGLSAQDHDIAKYLRRLGKPCILTANKAEGMTEGHQLIEFYELGLGAVYPISAAHGQGIRDLVDLALAPLNLGDPDEEAEAEDIGVTKLAVAGRPNVGKSTLINTWLGEERLVAFDMPGTTRDAISVPFERNGHKFELIDTAGLRRKGKVFEAIEKFSVVKTLQAIETCHVVLLLIDATQGVTDQDAHIAGYILESGRSVVLAINKWDAVDAYQRQLVMRSIETRLAFLKFASMHFISAIKRQGLGPLWASILQAHQAAMCKMSTPVLTRLLLEATAFQSPQRAGMFRPKLRYAHQGGMNPPIIIIHGNSLEHVTDSYKRFLEGRFRKAFNLTGTPLRIQMKSAANPYSDKDD from the coding sequence ATGAAACCAGTTTTGGCCCTAGTCGGTCGCCCCAATGTGGGCAAATCTACCCTTTTTAACCGCCTCACCAAGACGCGGGATGCGATCGTGGCGGACTTCGCCGGTCTCACCCGCGACCGCCACTATGGCAATGGCCGCCAGGGCAAGCACGAATACATCGTCATCGATACCGGTGGCTTTGAGCCCGATGCGGACAGCGGCATCTACAAAGAGATGGCCAAGCAGACCCGCCAAGCCGTGGCCGAAGCCGATGTGGTGATTTTTGTGGTCGATGCCCGGGGCGGCCTGTCGGCGCAAGACCACGACATCGCCAAATACCTGCGCCGCCTGGGCAAGCCCTGCATTTTGACGGCCAACAAGGCCGAGGGCATGACCGAAGGCCACCAACTGATCGAGTTCTACGAGCTGGGCCTGGGCGCGGTGTACCCGATTTCTGCCGCGCACGGCCAGGGCATCCGCGACCTGGTCGATCTGGCACTGGCCCCGTTGAACCTGGGCGACCCGGACGAAGAGGCCGAGGCCGAAGACATCGGCGTGACCAAACTGGCCGTGGCCGGTCGCCCCAATGTGGGCAAATCCACCCTGATCAACACCTGGCTGGGCGAAGAGCGCCTGGTGGCTTTCGACATGCCCGGCACCACCCGCGACGCCATCAGCGTGCCCTTCGAGCGCAACGGCCACAAGTTCGAGCTGATCGACACGGCCGGTTTGCGCCGTAAGGGCAAGGTTTTTGAAGCCATCGAGAAGTTCTCGGTGGTCAAGACCTTGCAGGCCATCGAAACCTGCCACGTGGTGCTGTTGCTGATCGATGCGACCCAGGGCGTGACCGACCAGGATGCCCACATTGCGGGCTACATCCTGGAAAGCGGCCGCTCGGTGGTGCTGGCCATCAACAAATGGGACGCCGTGGATGCCTACCAGCGCCAGCTGGTGATGCGGTCCATCGAAACGCGTCTGGCCTTCTTGAAGTTTGCCTCCATGCACTTCATCTCCGCCATCAAGCGCCAGGGCCTGGGCCCGCTGTGGGCCTCGATTCTGCAGGCCCACCAGGCGGCCATGTGCAAGATGTCCACCCCGGTGCTGACCCGCCTGCTGCTGGAGGCCACAGCTTTCCAGAGCCCGCAGCGCGCCGGTATGTTCCGCCCCAAACTGCGCTACGCCCACCAGGGTGGCATGAACCCGCCCATCATCATCATCCACGGCAATTCGCTGGAGCATGTGACCGATTCCTACAAGCGATTCCTGGAAGGGCGCTTCCGCAAGGCCTTCAACCTGACCGGTACACCGCTGCGTATCCAGATGAAGTCGGCGGCCAATCCGTACTCAGACAAGGACGACTGA
- the hfq gene encoding rNA-binding protein Hfq translates to MSNKGQLLQDPFLNTLRREHVPVSIYLVNGIKLQGQIESFDQYVVLLRNTVTQMVYKHAISTIVPGRAVNFSAADDTTAAEPAA, encoded by the coding sequence GTGAGCAATAAAGGGCAGCTTCTTCAAGACCCATTTCTCAATACATTGCGCCGTGAGCACGTACCCGTGTCGATTTACCTCGTCAACGGCATCAAGCTCCAAGGCCAGATTGAGTCTTTTGACCAATACGTTGTGCTGTTGCGCAACACCGTGACCCAAATGGTTTACAAGCACGCCATCTCCACCATCGTCCCCGGTCGCGCAGTCAATTTCTCGGCTGCAGACGACACGACGGCGGCAGAGCCAGCGGCTTGA
- the bamB gene encoding outer membrane protein assembly factor BamB codes for MKNMPSVLILRASVASFLIATLAACSSTPDKPKPADLPANVALLGVRQAWSAKLGDISFPLTTSVSGNTVAVASNNGTLLALDSATGRELWRASVGAPLSAGVGSDGKVTAVVTRDNEVVALEAGRVLWRQRLGAQTYTAPLVAGGRVFLLAADRSVTAFDGQTGRRLWNQQRTGEALVLGQSSVLMAVGDSLVAGMSGRLVGMNPANGSTRWEAAIAAPRGTNEVERLVDLVGSVSRVGTVVCARAFQSAVGCVDAQSGRLLWTKPAVASEGVGGNDTSVFGTEGDGNVLAWSRVDGERLWSSERLRYRTLSAPLAVGRSVVVGDSTGLVHFLSREDGSALTRVSTDGSAIAADPVLAGNTVVVVTHNGGVFGFQPE; via the coding sequence ATGAAAAATATGCCTTCTGTGCTTATTCTGCGCGCATCAGTAGCTAGTTTTTTGATAGCAACACTGGCCGCGTGCTCCAGCACCCCGGACAAGCCCAAACCCGCTGATCTGCCCGCCAACGTAGCCCTGCTGGGCGTGCGCCAGGCCTGGAGCGCCAAGCTGGGCGATATCAGCTTCCCGCTGACCACCAGCGTCAGTGGCAACACGGTAGCCGTGGCCAGCAACAACGGTACGTTGCTGGCGCTGGACAGTGCCACGGGCCGCGAACTCTGGCGTGCCTCGGTGGGTGCGCCCCTGTCGGCGGGCGTGGGCAGTGACGGCAAAGTCACCGCCGTGGTCACCCGTGACAACGAAGTCGTTGCGCTGGAAGCAGGCCGCGTGCTGTGGCGCCAGCGCCTGGGTGCGCAAACCTATACCGCACCGCTGGTGGCCGGTGGCCGCGTGTTCCTGCTGGCGGCAGACCGTTCGGTCACTGCATTTGACGGCCAGACCGGTCGCAGACTGTGGAACCAGCAGCGCACCGGTGAGGCCCTGGTGCTGGGCCAATCCAGCGTGCTGATGGCGGTGGGCGACTCGCTGGTGGCCGGTATGTCGGGCCGCCTGGTGGGCATGAACCCGGCCAATGGCAGCACCCGCTGGGAGGCCGCCATCGCCGCGCCGCGGGGCACCAACGAAGTCGAGCGCCTGGTGGATCTGGTTGGCAGCGTCAGCCGCGTCGGCACTGTGGTCTGCGCACGCGCATTCCAGTCGGCCGTAGGCTGCGTGGATGCCCAGTCGGGCCGTTTGCTGTGGACCAAGCCCGCCGTGGCTTCTGAGGGCGTGGGCGGTAACGACACCTCAGTCTTCGGTACCGAAGGCGACGGCAATGTGCTGGCCTGGAGCCGTGTGGACGGCGAACGCCTGTGGTCCTCGGAGCGCCTGCGCTACCGTACTTTGTCGGCCCCGCTGGCCGTGGGCCGCTCGGTGGTGGTGGGTGACAGCACAGGTCTGGTACATTTCCTGTCCCGCGAAGACGGGTCAGCCCTGACCCGTGTGTCCACCGACGGCTCTGCCATCGCGGCCGATCCCGTGCTTGCGGGCAACACGGTTGTTGTGGTGACCCACAACGGCGGTGTGTTTGGCTTCCAGCCTGAATAA
- the rlmN gene encoding dual-specificity RNA methyltransferase RlmN, with product MTANLLDFDLDGLAAFCERLGEKRFRATQLFRWIHQRGATDFEQMSDLAKSLRNKLATSAHVQGLPLISQHASTDGTIKWLFDVGDGNAVEAVFIPESDRGTLCVSSQAGCAVGCRFCSTGHQGFSRNLTTGEIVAQLWFAEHFLRKYLNTAERVISNVVMMGMGEPLQNYNALVPALKVMLDDHGYGLSRRRVTVSTSGVVPMIDRLGLDCPVALAVSLHAPNDALRDNLVPLNKKYPLAELLESCNRYLAHAPRDFITFEYCMLDGVNDQPEHAQQLIALVQQYRQPGVWCKFNLIPFNPFPASGLLRSPMARVTAFAKMLSDAGIITTVRKTRGDDIDAACGQLAGDVKDRTQVVKRMAQQRVVMMAQVPVVTDVSKGA from the coding sequence ATGACGGCCAACCTGCTCGACTTTGACCTCGACGGCTTGGCCGCGTTTTGCGAACGGCTCGGTGAAAAGCGCTTCCGCGCCACCCAGCTGTTCCGCTGGATCCACCAACGTGGAGCCACCGATTTCGAGCAGATGAGCGATCTGGCCAAGTCCTTGCGCAACAAGCTGGCCACCAGTGCCCATGTGCAGGGCCTGCCGCTCATCAGCCAGCACGCATCCACCGACGGTACTATCAAGTGGCTGTTCGATGTGGGCGACGGCAATGCCGTCGAAGCCGTATTTATTCCCGAGAGTGACCGGGGCACCTTGTGTGTATCGTCCCAGGCGGGCTGTGCCGTCGGCTGCCGCTTTTGCTCTACCGGCCACCAAGGCTTCAGCCGCAACCTCACCACCGGTGAAATCGTTGCGCAGCTCTGGTTTGCCGAACATTTCTTGCGCAAGTACCTCAATACCGCTGAACGCGTCATCTCCAATGTGGTGATGATGGGCATGGGCGAGCCCTTGCAAAATTACAACGCCCTGGTGCCGGCCCTGAAGGTGATGCTGGACGACCACGGCTACGGCCTGTCGCGCCGCCGGGTCACGGTGTCCACCTCGGGTGTGGTGCCGATGATCGACCGGCTGGGCCTGGACTGCCCCGTTGCCCTGGCGGTATCGCTGCACGCACCCAATGACGCGCTGCGCGACAACCTGGTGCCGCTGAACAAAAAGTACCCGCTGGCCGAGTTGCTGGAGTCCTGCAACCGCTACCTGGCGCACGCGCCGCGCGACTTCATCACCTTTGAATACTGCATGCTGGACGGCGTGAACGACCAGCCCGAGCACGCCCAGCAACTGATTGCCCTGGTGCAGCAGTACCGCCAGCCCGGCGTGTGGTGCAAGTTCAACCTGATTCCGTTTAACCCCTTCCCGGCCTCCGGTCTGCTGCGCTCACCCATGGCCCGGGTGACGGCGTTTGCCAAGATGCTCAGCGATGCAGGCATCATCACCACGGTGCGCAAGACCCGGGGTGACGATATCGATGCCGCCTGCGGACAGCTCGCAGGCGATGTGAAAGACCGCACCCAGGTCGTCAAGCGCATGGCGCAGCAACGGGTGGTGATGATGGCGCAGGTTCCGGTTGTGACCGACGTTTCCAAAGGGGCTTGA
- the ispG gene encoding 4-hydroxy-3-methylbut-2-en-1-yl diphosphate synthase (flavodoxin), whose protein sequence is MHPALDFSTPIDAAAPRVRNTYQAHVRWGARDVTVGGDAPVRVQSMTNTDTVDAIGTAIQVKELALAGSEMVRITVNTPEAAQAVPYIREQLDRMGIDVPLVGDFHYNGHRLLTDFPACAEALSKYRINPGNVGKGDKRDRQFGQMIEAAVRWKKAVRIGVNWGSLDQELLAGLMDENSRRAVPWDAKPVMYQALITSAIESARLAESMGLPPEQIILSCKVSGVQDLISVYRGLAQRCRYALHLGLTEAGMGTKGTVASSAALAVLLQEGIGDTIRVSLTPQPGEARTQEVVIASEILQSLGLRSFVPSVTACPGCGRTTSTTFQELTKQIDDFLRAQMPVWREQYPGVEAMKVAVMGCIVNGPGESKHADIGISLPGTGEAPAAPVYIDGEKSVTLRGDNIAQDFQVIVENYIAKRFGSPAVA, encoded by the coding sequence ATGCACCCAGCCCTGGACTTTTCCACCCCCATTGACGCTGCCGCACCCCGCGTGCGCAACACCTACCAGGCCCATGTGCGCTGGGGTGCCCGTGACGTGACCGTGGGCGGTGACGCGCCGGTGCGGGTGCAGTCCATGACCAATACCGACACGGTGGATGCCATCGGCACCGCCATCCAGGTCAAAGAGCTGGCGCTGGCGGGCTCGGAGATGGTGCGCATCACCGTCAACACCCCCGAAGCCGCCCAGGCCGTGCCCTACATCCGCGAGCAACTCGACCGCATGGGCATCGACGTGCCCCTGGTCGGCGACTTCCACTACAACGGCCACCGCCTGCTGACCGACTTTCCGGCCTGCGCCGAAGCTCTGTCCAAATACCGCATCAACCCCGGCAACGTGGGCAAGGGCGACAAGCGCGACCGCCAGTTTGGCCAGATGATCGAAGCCGCCGTGCGCTGGAAAAAAGCCGTGCGCATCGGCGTGAACTGGGGCAGCCTGGACCAGGAGCTGCTGGCCGGTCTGATGGACGAAAACAGCCGCCGCGCGGTGCCCTGGGATGCCAAACCGGTGATGTACCAGGCGCTGATCACCTCCGCCATCGAATCCGCCCGGCTGGCCGAATCCATGGGCCTGCCGCCCGAACAAATCATTTTGTCGTGCAAGGTCAGTGGTGTGCAGGACCTAATTTCGGTCTACCGCGGGCTGGCCCAGCGCTGCCGTTACGCCCTGCACCTGGGCCTGACCGAGGCCGGCATGGGCACCAAGGGCACGGTAGCCTCCAGCGCCGCCCTGGCGGTGCTGCTGCAAGAAGGCATCGGCGACACCATCCGCGTCTCGCTCACGCCCCAGCCCGGCGAGGCCCGCACCCAAGAGGTGGTGATTGCATCCGAAATTCTGCAGTCGCTGGGTCTGCGCAGCTTTGTGCCCAGCGTTACCGCCTGCCCCGGCTGTGGCCGCACCACCAGCACCACCTTCCAGGAGCTGACCAAGCAGATCGACGACTTTCTGCGCGCCCAGATGCCGGTCTGGCGTGAGCAGTACCCCGGTGTCGAGGCCATGAAGGTCGCGGTGATGGGCTGCATCGTCAACGGCCCGGGCGAGAGCAAGCATGCCGATATCGGCATCAGCCTGCCCGGCACCGGTGAAGCGCCCGCCGCGCCGGTCTACATCGACGGCGAGAAAAGCGTCACCCTGCGCGGCGACAACATCGCCCAGGACTTCCAGGTGATCGTCGAAAACTACATCGCCAAGCGCTTTGGCAGCCCTGCAGTGGCCTAG
- the hisS gene encoding histidine--tRNA ligase, whose product MADKISAVKGMNDILPPDSARWEWLEDKVRTQMARSAYRMARTPIVEPTALFVRGTGETTDIVEKEMYSFEDRLNGEQLTLRPENTPGVVRAAIQHNLTYDGGKRLYYMGPMFRHERPQRGRYRQFYQLGAEALGFAGPEVDAELMLLANDVLAGLGLRNVRVEMNSLGVPAERQAHRAALITYFEQHRDLLDADAQRRLLTNPLRILDTKNPAMQAMVQDAPQLLSYLGDASRKHLDTVQSLLTACGVQWTINPRLVRGLDYYSHTVFEFITDELGAQGTLCGGGRYDGLFELLGGKPTPAVGWGMGIERVLELIKEQGAELPALVADAYAVVPDAAALPVAMQTIQALRRAGVQVQMHAGASEGMGSMKSQLKKADSSGSRYALIFGADELAQNLVLVKSLRDGSGVQTTQPLADVAAWAATLQS is encoded by the coding sequence ATGGCTGACAAAATCAGTGCCGTCAAAGGCATGAACGACATACTGCCGCCCGACTCTGCGCGTTGGGAATGGCTGGAAGACAAGGTCCGCACGCAGATGGCGCGCTCGGCCTACCGCATGGCCCGCACGCCTATCGTCGAGCCCACGGCACTGTTTGTGCGCGGCACCGGCGAAACCACCGACATTGTCGAGAAGGAGATGTACTCCTTCGAAGACCGCTTGAACGGCGAGCAGCTCACCTTGCGCCCCGAGAACACCCCCGGCGTGGTGCGCGCCGCCATCCAGCACAACCTCACCTACGACGGTGGCAAGCGCCTGTACTACATGGGCCCGATGTTCCGCCACGAGCGGCCCCAGCGTGGCCGCTACCGCCAGTTCTACCAGCTCGGTGCCGAGGCCCTGGGTTTTGCCGGCCCCGAGGTGGATGCCGAATTGATGCTGCTGGCCAACGACGTGCTGGCCGGTCTGGGCCTGCGCAATGTGCGGGTTGAGATGAACAGCCTGGGCGTGCCCGCCGAGCGCCAGGCCCACCGCGCCGCGCTGATCACGTATTTCGAGCAGCACCGCGATCTGCTGGATGCGGATGCCCAGCGCCGCCTGCTGACCAACCCGCTGCGCATCCTGGATACCAAAAACCCCGCCATGCAGGCCATGGTGCAAGACGCGCCGCAGCTGCTCAGCTACCTGGGCGATGCCTCGCGCAAGCACCTCGATACCGTGCAAAGCCTGCTCACTGCCTGCGGCGTGCAGTGGACCATCAACCCGCGCCTGGTGCGCGGCCTGGACTACTACAGCCACACCGTGTTCGAGTTCATCACCGACGAGCTGGGTGCCCAGGGCACACTGTGCGGAGGAGGGCGCTACGACGGCCTGTTCGAGCTGCTGGGCGGCAAACCCACCCCGGCGGTGGGCTGGGGCATGGGCATCGAGCGCGTGCTCGAACTCATCAAGGAGCAGGGTGCCGAGCTGCCCGCGCTGGTGGCCGATGCCTACGCCGTGGTGCCCGACGCTGCTGCTTTGCCGGTAGCCATGCAAACCATCCAGGCCCTGCGCCGCGCCGGTGTGCAGGTGCAGATGCACGCCGGGGCCTCCGAGGGCATGGGCAGCATGAAGTCGCAACTCAAGAAGGCCGACAGCAGCGGGTCCCGGTACGCGCTGATTTTTGGTGCCGACGAGCTGGCGCAAAACCTGGTGCTGGTGAAATCCCTGCGTGACGGCAGCGGGGTGCAAACCACCCAGCCGCTTGCCGACGTGGCCGCCTGGGCCGCCACCCTACAATCGTAA